One region of Mycolicibacterium rhodesiae NBB3 genomic DNA includes:
- a CDS encoding TniB family NTP-binding protein — protein sequence MDAQLWHEHCVTEMPVEPPHLTVTQWNALTDGQRDDHVDRLSRWLANLFVATIEADAIYRKMTKTVQANAYSPPGAKRLPALSGMNYVGKSTMMMRWARERYLEWIADAEKDDDGHPIFRPASGCEADLYPIVWIDLRAAALIKDVVGEILDFFNLPSDGDTRHVSEAAISAIRRHRTRVVVIDDVHLLKTNWKGGRDVLDYVKHFNTRLGKLGVSLVLIGANLEGSDLATDPQIASRLRLDHLQPYPCERHDIDHMRRWQAIARQLENLVLPHLPRGKPEMLFTKLAQELHDRSQGYIGDVTELVTEATIEAIHDGSFRIQRKHLDRVELSKRAEDEYRDRKHPPKRAS from the coding sequence GTGGACGCCCAGCTATGGCACGAGCACTGCGTCACCGAGATGCCGGTCGAACCCCCGCATCTCACTGTCACGCAGTGGAACGCCCTGACCGACGGGCAGCGCGACGATCACGTCGACCGCCTGAGCCGCTGGCTGGCAAACCTCTTCGTCGCGACGATCGAGGCCGATGCGATCTATCGGAAGATGACGAAGACGGTGCAGGCCAACGCGTATTCACCGCCCGGCGCCAAGCGACTTCCGGCATTGAGTGGAATGAACTACGTCGGCAAGAGCACGATGATGATGCGTTGGGCGCGTGAGCGATACCTCGAATGGATCGCGGACGCCGAGAAGGACGACGACGGACATCCGATCTTTCGCCCCGCGTCCGGGTGCGAAGCAGACCTGTATCCCATCGTCTGGATCGACCTGCGCGCTGCGGCGTTGATCAAGGACGTCGTGGGCGAGATCCTGGACTTCTTCAATCTCCCCAGCGACGGCGATACCCGACACGTGTCCGAAGCGGCGATCAGCGCGATCCGACGGCACAGGACACGCGTCGTCGTCATCGACGACGTCCACCTGCTGAAGACGAACTGGAAGGGCGGAAGAGACGTACTCGACTACGTCAAGCACTTCAACACTCGCCTCGGCAAGCTCGGGGTCAGCCTGGTGCTCATCGGCGCCAATCTCGAAGGCAGTGACTTGGCGACCGATCCCCAGATCGCGTCACGATTGCGGCTCGATCATCTGCAACCGTATCCGTGCGAGCGCCACGACATCGACCACATGCGCAGGTGGCAAGCGATCGCGCGGCAACTCGAGAATCTGGTGCTTCCGCACCTGCCCAGAGGAAAACCGGAGATGCTGTTCACCAAGCTGGCCCAGGAGCTACACGACCGCTCTCAGGGCTACATCGGCGATGTCACGGAGCTGGTCACCGAGGCCACGATCGAGGCGATCCACGATGGCTCGTTCAGGATCCAGCGCAAGCACCTCGACCGCGTGGAGCTGAGCAAGCGGGCTGAGGACGAGTACCGCGACAGGAAGCATCCACCGAAGAGAGCGTCCTGA
- a CDS encoding TniQ family protein, producing MTVGRRRELLPFRVSLGRGEALDGFLERLADANGLRSAEIIRRIKTMSGPSAPTTAFMMFKPDPQLIERVQRLSGITGTSLANATLRRFDLGLPLFLEGLDPLARHTFRQVVTQGWFPQFGSQTCVECIAQDGIWRLEWRLPIVATCIRHGIFLTAQCAGCDQRFRTHRYAVLRPIIDASQPCGNSLGLRTQCRHSVSAHARVPADPRVLATARQIDHALRGEPTAMLGELTNPRLYLAELRHLATLLLHLLSRPGGVAYAGWADDIHREAITRTTDLRGPRWGISPPSSAEARGQILAEAQVILEQDGLAAAADHLAPWLSLIDDTPNGPTGWLRNHTKRTPTMGRLIDASLSRRHHVGRRLGNRPAVAALSPDAIPQLVDVEIYRDLFDGMLGSYEWTGRMYVSLCLVRAATNASTWAEAATAIGLDPTLGTSTARAASSRRCVSPEVFTGAVRAAELVLPRNRDFRERESRVRALANPSSTAREEWCTSVSPHRKRTTWSYALTWMWCEVAQGPLDTSPAWAVAPSSPVKAAYRAFAARLTPSTRDELRLLASR from the coding sequence ATGACCGTGGGACGGCGACGGGAACTCCTACCGTTCCGCGTCAGCCTCGGTAGAGGCGAGGCGCTAGATGGCTTCCTGGAGCGGCTCGCTGACGCGAACGGGCTGCGCTCGGCGGAGATCATTCGTCGAATCAAGACGATGTCCGGCCCTTCCGCGCCGACGACGGCTTTCATGATGTTCAAACCGGATCCACAGCTGATCGAGCGCGTGCAGAGGTTGAGCGGTATTACCGGCACATCCCTGGCCAACGCCACGCTCAGGCGTTTCGACTTGGGCCTGCCGCTGTTCCTGGAAGGGCTCGATCCCTTGGCGCGACATACGTTTCGGCAAGTCGTCACGCAAGGCTGGTTCCCGCAGTTTGGATCACAAACTTGTGTGGAATGCATCGCTCAGGATGGCATCTGGCGATTGGAGTGGCGGCTACCCATCGTCGCCACCTGCATCCGCCATGGCATCTTTCTCACCGCTCAGTGTGCTGGGTGCGATCAGCGTTTCCGCACCCATCGATACGCCGTACTGCGGCCGATCATCGACGCGTCGCAGCCTTGCGGGAATTCTCTCGGGCTGCGGACACAATGCCGCCATTCCGTGTCGGCCCACGCACGGGTGCCCGCCGATCCGCGCGTGCTCGCCACGGCCCGCCAGATAGATCACGCCCTCCGCGGCGAGCCGACCGCGATGCTTGGGGAACTGACGAACCCTCGCCTGTACCTGGCGGAGCTTCGGCACCTTGCCACTCTGCTACTGCACCTGCTGTCGCGACCCGGCGGTGTCGCCTACGCCGGCTGGGCCGACGACATCCACCGCGAAGCCATCACCCGCACCACCGACTTGAGGGGACCGCGCTGGGGTATCAGCCCACCGAGCAGTGCCGAGGCGCGTGGGCAGATACTCGCCGAGGCGCAGGTCATTCTGGAACAGGACGGTCTGGCCGCGGCCGCCGACCACCTGGCCCCATGGCTATCGCTGATCGACGACACCCCCAACGGGCCCACCGGATGGCTGCGTAACCACACCAAGCGCACACCCACCATGGGCAGGCTGATCGACGCATCCCTTTCGCGCCGCCATCACGTTGGTCGCCGACTCGGCAACAGACCGGCTGTCGCCGCGCTAAGTCCGGACGCGATACCGCAACTCGTCGATGTGGAGATATATCGCGACTTGTTCGACGGCATGCTCGGCAGCTACGAGTGGACCGGCCGCATGTACGTGTCACTCTGTTTGGTCAGAGCCGCCACGAACGCCTCCACGTGGGCCGAGGCAGCCACCGCCATCGGACTCGACCCGACTCTCGGCACGAGTACGGCGCGGGCGGCCAGCAGCCGCCGGTGCGTATCGCCGGAGGTGTTCACCGGCGCAGTGCGCGCCGCCGAACTCGTCTTGCCCCGCAACCGCGACTTCCGCGAACGGGAGTCCCGCGTGCGAGCACTCGCCAACCCGTCCTCGACCGCCAGGGAAGAATGGTGTACGTCAGTGTCGCCGCACCGGAAGCGCACCACCTGGTCATACGCACTCACGTGGATGTGGTGCGAAGTCGCCCAAGGGCCGCTCGACACCAGCCCGGCGTGGGCAGTAGCGCCCAGTTCTCCGGTCAAGGCCGCCTACCGTGCCTTCGCGGCCAGGCTCACCCCTTCCACCCGCGACGAATTGCGGTTGCTGGCATCGCGTTGA
- a CDS encoding DUF7714 family protein translates to MLGREVYRRTDYLVFRNGEDSAVVAVRKASAEPLFSPVVEARVLAGPDEVVSISSPETDVGNATALARAALAHATPNARAYVVQGRYEHVNFIWEPAPMRIRVTEVIPPEPPKLFAMAEQVVAFDEDLPPIDLVPDLVDIRELTAGHPAKAYLLPCRGSGVQVAGELAFLDTRPSQRLDWLMVGCERSVQFHRHFYGDEPPRVDICPRKTRDLTTPTLAKCCLLERGVEFEAASAVVPWGSNLDEIRLALRRLTGVDAPEQLAVC, encoded by the coding sequence CTGCTCGGCCGGGAGGTGTACCGCCGCACTGACTACCTGGTCTTCCGCAACGGCGAGGACTCCGCGGTGGTGGCGGTGCGCAAGGCGTCGGCCGAGCCGCTGTTCTCGCCCGTCGTCGAGGCACGGGTGCTGGCGGGCCCGGACGAGGTGGTCTCGATCAGCTCGCCGGAGACGGACGTCGGCAACGCCACCGCACTGGCTCGCGCCGCCCTCGCCCACGCCACCCCGAACGCGCGGGCCTACGTGGTGCAGGGCCGCTACGAGCACGTGAACTTCATCTGGGAGCCCGCGCCGATGCGGATCCGGGTCACCGAGGTGATTCCGCCCGAGCCACCGAAGCTGTTCGCGATGGCCGAGCAGGTGGTGGCATTCGACGAGGACCTGCCGCCGATCGACCTGGTACCGGACCTGGTGGACATCCGGGAGCTCACCGCCGGCCACCCGGCAAAGGCCTACCTGCTGCCGTGCCGCGGCTCCGGCGTCCAGGTGGCCGGAGAGCTAGCCTTTCTGGACACCCGCCCTTCGCAGCGGCTGGACTGGCTGATGGTCGGCTGCGAACGTTCCGTGCAGTTCCACAGGCACTTCTACGGCGACGAACCACCCCGGGTGGACATCTGCCCCCGGAAGACCCGCGACCTGACCACCCCCACGCTGGCCAAATGCTGCCTGCTGGAACGGGGTGTGGAGTTTGAGGCCGCGTCCGCCGTGGTGCCGTGGGGATCCAACCTGGACGAGATCCGCCTCGCGCTGCGCCGGCTCACCGGGGTCGACGCACCCGAGCAGCTCGCCGTCTGCTGA
- a CDS encoding class-II fumarase/aspartase family protein — protein sequence MSAHLADSVIYGHLWGTPELHALLDDEARVQRWLDILAALAAAQAEVGLVPADAAKVIAEHADVNLLDLAEIGAETRACGHSTLGLIRRLRRALPDSVGEWVYYGATVQDITDTWTALVIRDVASIVDRDLTRAEAAATDLARRHRDTLMPGRTHGQPGLPITLGFKAAVWAAELRRHRTRLAEGRPRWEIVQLGGALGTMEFWGDAALPLLAAFARHVGLAEPELPWITARDGIAEFVNLLALVTATLAKIGQEVYELQRPEIGELSEAFMPGQVGSITMPHKRNPELSEHLVTLARLVRANATVAVEGMVAEHERDGRAWKTEWIVLPEACLYSGVSLAMGCRLLEGLEADPERMRQNLEAGGSYVMSEPLMRALAERVGKHTAHELIYEATLAGRQRGVDLRAALLADHRITAQLTTEDIDRCLDPRAALGAAPSFVDRVVNEP from the coding sequence ATGAGTGCACACTTGGCCGACTCTGTCATCTACGGCCACCTGTGGGGAACGCCGGAACTGCACGCCCTGCTCGACGACGAAGCACGCGTGCAACGTTGGCTCGACATTCTGGCCGCGCTGGCGGCCGCCCAGGCCGAAGTCGGGCTGGTGCCCGCCGATGCGGCCAAGGTCATCGCCGAGCACGCCGACGTGAACTTGCTGGATCTGGCGGAAATCGGGGCCGAAACGCGCGCGTGCGGGCACTCCACCCTGGGTCTGATCCGCCGCCTGCGCAGGGCGCTGCCGGACTCCGTGGGGGAGTGGGTGTACTACGGCGCCACGGTGCAGGACATCACCGACACCTGGACCGCACTGGTGATCCGCGACGTCGCGTCCATTGTGGACCGAGACCTGACCCGCGCCGAGGCCGCCGCCACCGACCTCGCCCGGCGGCATCGCGACACGCTCATGCCCGGCCGCACGCACGGCCAGCCTGGCCTGCCGATCACCCTCGGGTTCAAGGCGGCGGTGTGGGCGGCGGAACTGCGCCGCCACCGCACCCGGCTGGCCGAAGGCCGCCCCCGCTGGGAGATCGTTCAGCTCGGCGGGGCACTGGGCACCATGGAGTTCTGGGGCGACGCCGCGCTGCCGCTGCTGGCGGCCTTCGCCCGGCACGTCGGCCTGGCCGAGCCCGAGCTGCCCTGGATCACCGCGCGGGACGGCATCGCCGAGTTCGTGAACCTGCTCGCGCTGGTCACCGCGACGCTGGCCAAGATCGGGCAGGAGGTCTACGAGCTGCAGCGCCCCGAGATCGGCGAGTTGTCCGAAGCGTTCATGCCGGGACAGGTCGGCAGCATCACCATGCCGCACAAACGAAATCCGGAGCTATCCGAACATCTGGTCACGCTGGCCCGCCTGGTCCGGGCGAACGCGACGGTGGCCGTCGAGGGGATGGTCGCCGAGCATGAACGCGACGGGCGGGCCTGGAAAACTGAATGGATTGTGCTGCCGGAGGCGTGCCTGTACAGCGGTGTCTCGCTGGCCATGGGCTGCCGCCTGCTGGAGGGCCTGGAGGCAGATCCCGAGCGGATGCGGCAGAACCTCGAGGCAGGAGGCAGCTACGTGATGTCCGAACCGTTGATGCGCGCGTTGGCCGAGCGGGTCGGCAAGCACACCGCGCACGAGCTGATATACGAAGCCACGCTCGCCGGACGGCAGCGAGGCGTCGACCTGCGCGCAGCGTTGCTCGCCGATCACCGGATCACCGCCCAGCTCACCACCGAAGACATCGACCGCTGTCTCGACCCGCGTGCGGCGCTGGGCGCAGCGCCGTCCTTTGTGGACCGCGTGGTGAATGAGCCATGA
- a CDS encoding 1-aminocyclopropane-1-carboxylate deaminase/D-cysteine desulfhydrase yields the protein MNRLLGLPRVPLATLPTPLHPAPRLSEAIGVEVWLKRDDLTGLGLGGNKVRGLEYLIGDALAQGCDCLVTGAGPQSNWAMLSALAARRCGLDPHLVFYGSPVSPTGNLLLDELIGAEVHYTGEPDRTSVDAGIEALAEKLRAAGRRPYILPRGGATALGSAGYLRASLELAGQLVDSCLAPAQLWLASGSCGTQAGLVAGARWLRTPYEVIGVSVSRPEEECTHRVRALAEDAAELLGLPGNDPTGTAEDVTVLGGHIGPGYGKPSEEGAAAAELVARTEGVFLDPVFAAKAMGALLRSAPAGPVVFLVSGGTPTLFAARKESM from the coding sequence ATGAACCGGCTGTTGGGGCTGCCCCGCGTCCCGCTGGCCACCCTGCCCACCCCATTGCACCCCGCTCCCCGGTTGTCCGAGGCCATCGGGGTCGAGGTGTGGCTCAAGCGCGACGACCTCACCGGGCTTGGCTTGGGCGGCAACAAGGTGCGTGGCCTGGAATACCTGATCGGCGACGCTCTCGCCCAGGGCTGCGATTGCCTGGTTACCGGGGCGGGCCCGCAGTCGAACTGGGCGATGCTGTCTGCGCTCGCCGCGCGTCGTTGCGGGCTCGATCCGCACCTGGTGTTCTACGGCTCGCCCGTGTCGCCCACCGGCAACCTGCTGCTCGACGAGCTGATCGGCGCCGAGGTGCACTACACCGGCGAACCCGACCGCACCTCGGTTGACGCCGGGATCGAGGCCCTCGCCGAGAAGCTGCGCGCGGCCGGTCGCCGCCCGTACATCCTGCCCCGCGGGGGCGCGACCGCCCTGGGCTCGGCCGGTTACCTACGGGCGAGCCTGGAACTGGCCGGGCAACTGGTAGACTCCTGCCTCGCTCCCGCCCAGCTGTGGCTGGCCTCCGGCTCCTGCGGCACGCAGGCTGGCCTGGTCGCGGGAGCCCGCTGGCTGCGGACGCCGTATGAGGTTATCGGGGTTAGCGTGAGCCGTCCGGAGGAGGAATGCACCCACCGGGTCAGGGCCCTCGCCGAGGATGCTGCCGAGCTGCTCGGGCTCCCCGGCAACGACCCGACCGGCACGGCGGAGGACGTGACCGTGCTTGGCGGCCACATCGGTCCGGGCTACGGGAAGCCGTCGGAAGAAGGTGCTGCCGCGGCCGAACTGGTTGCGCGCACCGAGGGCGTGTTCCTGGATCCGGTGTTTGCCGCCAAGGCGATGGGCGCGCTGCTGCGGAGTGCGCCCGCCGGCCCGGTGGTATTCCTGGTCAGCGGTGGCACACCCACGCTGTTCGCGGCCCGGAAGGAGTCGATGTGA
- a CDS encoding argininosuccinate lyase, translating into MTPVVPEGYLGAQARITSGPAAELVEAGYALELADAPLLHHGLGLADLAHVIALREAGVIPEAEGASLLTVLLDTLATPAEAFPYDAVYGDAYNSRERELERRLGRVAGWLHTGRTRREAGRIAFRVAMRERVLALHETTGRFVSALAEQAAAQSATVWADTTYLQPAQPSTFGHYLGGFGEEAARHLDRLEAVHRWADRSPAGVGGVAGTRVPVDRHRLAALLGFAAPGAHTRDVMWSVDGLADAAMAATQAAITVDRLAEDLEIFASPGFGYVALDASLCRASVLLPQKRNPYALAVIRSGAGTLIGRTTGLLVTQRSPSARTDNWLHAYGEVAGALELARRVVSLGAEVVATVRVDRTALATAAGAHFTGATDLAEELVLRHGLDYRSAYRVVGRAVATATEAGQSTLDAADLACAAAQVLDRDLTFDPGLVADAQDPVRCALHRSALGGSAPDRVREHCRALAERVGVAENWRRERQAAADAAEAALVATARRLARP; encoded by the coding sequence GTGACGCCCGTCGTTCCCGAGGGTTACCTCGGCGCTCAGGCACGGATCACCAGCGGGCCGGCGGCCGAACTGGTCGAGGCGGGCTACGCGCTGGAGCTCGCCGACGCGCCGCTGCTGCACCACGGACTGGGGCTTGCCGATCTCGCCCACGTGATCGCGCTGCGCGAAGCAGGGGTCATTCCCGAAGCCGAGGGCGCGAGTCTGCTGACCGTGCTGCTCGACACCCTCGCCACCCCGGCCGAGGCATTTCCCTATGACGCGGTCTACGGCGATGCCTACAACAGCCGAGAACGTGAGCTGGAGCGGCGCCTGGGCCGCGTCGCGGGCTGGCTGCACACGGGCAGGACACGCCGAGAGGCCGGACGGATAGCCTTCCGGGTTGCGATGCGCGAACGCGTGCTCGCCCTGCATGAAACGACCGGCCGGTTCGTCTCCGCGCTCGCCGAGCAGGCCGCCGCGCAATCCGCCACGGTGTGGGCGGACACCACCTACCTGCAGCCCGCCCAGCCGTCGACCTTCGGCCACTACCTCGGTGGGTTCGGCGAGGAAGCCGCGCGGCACCTTGACCGGCTCGAGGCGGTGCACCGGTGGGCCGACCGCAGCCCCGCCGGTGTCGGCGGTGTGGCGGGCACCCGGGTACCGGTCGACCGCCACCGGCTTGCCGCCCTGCTCGGCTTCGCCGCTCCCGGCGCGCATACCCGCGACGTCATGTGGTCGGTGGACGGGCTCGCGGATGCCGCGATGGCCGCGACCCAGGCCGCTATCACCGTCGACCGGCTGGCCGAGGACCTGGAGATCTTCGCCAGCCCCGGGTTCGGTTACGTCGCGCTCGATGCGTCACTGTGCCGGGCATCGGTGCTGCTGCCCCAGAAACGCAACCCGTATGCGCTCGCGGTGATCCGCTCGGGCGCGGGCACGCTGATTGGCCGGACCACGGGACTGCTGGTGACCCAGCGCAGCCCGTCGGCACGCACGGACAATTGGCTGCACGCCTACGGCGAGGTGGCAGGCGCGCTGGAGCTGGCCCGGCGGGTGGTGTCGCTGGGTGCCGAGGTGGTGGCCACCGTGCGGGTCGACCGCACGGCGCTGGCCACCGCGGCGGGGGCGCATTTCACCGGAGCGACCGACCTCGCCGAGGAGCTGGTGTTGCGACACGGCCTGGACTACCGCTCGGCCTACCGGGTGGTGGGGCGCGCCGTGGCCACCGCGACCGAGGCCGGGCAGTCCACCCTTGATGCCGCGGACCTGGCGTGCGCCGCCGCGCAGGTGCTCGACCGCGACCTCACCTTCGACCCTGGGCTGGTCGCCGACGCGCAGGATCCGGTCCGCTGTGCACTGCACCGGAGCGCGCTCGGCGGCAGCGCCCCGGACCGGGTCCGCGAGCACTGTCGCGCGCTGGCGGAACGGGTGGGCGTGGCCGAGAACTGGCGGCGGGAGCGACAGGCGGCGGCGGACGCGGCCGAGGCGGCTTTGGTGGCCACCGCGCGACGGCTCGCGCGACCCTGA
- a CDS encoding TIGR03564 family F420-dependent LLM class oxidoreductase, translated as MRIAMGIGGDVIGTPMSPQSIVDQARLAEAEGFPSAWSVHFTRGVDALNVLAVAGTQTSRIELGVGIVPTYPRHPLALAQQAATTQALCGGRLTLGVGVSHRPVIEGMHGIPYASPAAHMRDYLSVLTPLLREGSVSHHGEFYQVEGSFTVPGTRPVSVVVGALSPKMVRVAGELADGVVTWLAGLRTLDGHIVPELAKAAAAAGRPQPRVVAAVQVAVCDDADAGRATAEDVFARYGGLENYQRLLAREGVASPGALAVVGTESEVEKQLRRYADVGATELWPTVFAVGGDADASVRRTRALLAELAPEL; from the coding sequence ATGCGTATCGCCATGGGCATCGGCGGCGACGTCATCGGAACCCCGATGTCACCACAGAGCATCGTCGATCAGGCTCGGCTAGCGGAAGCAGAAGGCTTTCCCTCGGCCTGGTCGGTGCACTTCACCCGGGGTGTGGACGCACTGAACGTGCTTGCAGTGGCGGGCACGCAGACCAGCCGGATCGAGCTCGGGGTGGGGATCGTGCCCACCTATCCGCGCCATCCGCTCGCCCTGGCCCAGCAGGCGGCCACCACTCAGGCCCTCTGCGGGGGGCGGCTGACCCTCGGAGTCGGCGTCTCCCATAGGCCGGTGATCGAAGGCATGCACGGGATCCCCTATGCCAGCCCAGCGGCCCACATGCGAGACTACCTGTCGGTGCTGACACCGCTCCTGCGTGAGGGCAGTGTCAGCCACCACGGTGAGTTCTACCAGGTCGAAGGCAGCTTCACGGTGCCGGGGACGCGTCCGGTCTCGGTCGTGGTCGGTGCTCTGTCCCCGAAGATGGTGCGGGTCGCGGGGGAGCTCGCCGATGGTGTCGTGACCTGGTTGGCCGGCCTGCGCACCCTCGACGGCCACATCGTGCCGGAGCTGGCCAAGGCAGCGGCTGCGGCCGGCCGGCCGCAGCCCCGGGTCGTCGCGGCCGTTCAGGTTGCCGTCTGCGACGACGCCGATGCGGGCCGTGCCACGGCGGAGGACGTCTTCGCCCGTTACGGCGGTCTGGAGAACTATCAGCGGCTCCTCGCGCGCGAAGGCGTGGCGTCGCCCGGGGCGCTCGCCGTGGTGGGAACCGAGTCCGAGGTGGAGAAGCAACTGCGGCGCTATGCCGATGTCGGTGCCACCGAGCTGTGGCCGACGGTGTTTGCCGTAGGGGGCGACGCTGACGCGAGCGTTCGCCGAACCAGGGCCCTGCTCGCCGAGCTGGCTCCGGAGCTCTGA
- a CDS encoding DUF6262 family protein — MRADNSIHIVTAAKQRHELTRAKAIAALHELDRAGTKISFEAVAEHAGVSRSWLYTQPDLKDEINRIRALRRPQHDQAPPARQRAREDSLRQRLDVALRRNRELAEQNQRLRHQLAHALGQARDDTHKRPARDRDSITIDPC, encoded by the coding sequence ATGCGAGCTGACAACAGCATTCACATCGTCACCGCAGCCAAGCAGCGTCACGAGCTCACCCGCGCAAAAGCTATCGCCGCCTTGCACGAACTCGACCGCGCCGGAACCAAGATCAGCTTCGAAGCCGTCGCCGAACACGCCGGTGTCTCCCGGTCCTGGCTCTACACCCAGCCCGACCTCAAAGACGAGATCAACCGCATCCGTGCGCTACGCCGCCCGCAACACGACCAGGCTCCGCCAGCCCGGCAACGCGCCAGGGAAGACTCCCTGCGCCAGCGCCTCGACGTCGCACTTCGCCGCAACCGTGAACTCGCCGAACAGAATCAGCGACTGCGCCACCAACTCGCCCATGCTCTCGGACAAGCCCGCGACGACACCCACAAGCGACCCGCCCGAGATCGCGATTCGATAACAATCGACCCCTGCTGA